Proteins from a genomic interval of Micromonospora sp. NBC_00389:
- a CDS encoding DegV family protein, translating into MPVAVVIDSTAYLPPDLVQAHRLTVVPLTVVLNGAEGLEGVETQPADATLALSGRRVTATTSRPAPEQFAQTYRRLLDAGADGVVSVHLSATLSGTVEAARLAAADLDGRVAVVDSRSTGMGLGFPAIAAAKAAEAGADLAGVRDAALAAVARTTVWFYVDTLEFLRRGGRINAAEALFGTALSVKPIMHMPDGAIVLREKVRTASRGVARLVDLAVEAAGDDEVDLGVHHLAAPQRAEALLAALTERLGDRLHDTYVSEAGAVVAAHAGPGLACVVVHRRPAG; encoded by the coding sequence ATGCCCGTCGCGGTCGTCATCGACTCCACCGCCTACCTCCCGCCCGACCTGGTGCAGGCGCACCGGCTGACCGTCGTCCCGTTGACCGTCGTGCTCAACGGCGCGGAAGGGCTGGAGGGGGTGGAGACCCAGCCCGCCGACGCCACCCTGGCGCTGAGCGGCCGGCGGGTCACGGCCACCACATCCCGACCGGCACCCGAACAGTTCGCGCAGACGTACCGCCGGCTGCTCGACGCCGGCGCCGACGGAGTCGTCTCGGTGCACCTCTCCGCCACCCTCTCCGGCACGGTCGAGGCGGCCCGGCTGGCCGCCGCCGACCTGGACGGCCGCGTTGCCGTGGTGGACAGCCGCTCGACCGGCATGGGCCTCGGGTTCCCGGCCATCGCGGCCGCCAAGGCCGCCGAGGCCGGCGCCGACCTGGCCGGGGTACGCGACGCTGCGCTCGCCGCCGTCGCCCGGACCACGGTCTGGTTCTACGTCGACACGCTGGAATTCCTCCGCCGGGGCGGCCGGATCAACGCGGCCGAGGCGCTGTTCGGCACCGCCCTGTCGGTCAAGCCGATCATGCACATGCCGGACGGCGCGATCGTGCTGCGGGAAAAGGTGCGGACCGCCAGCCGGGGAGTGGCCCGGCTGGTCGACCTGGCCGTCGAGGCGGCCGGGGACGACGAGGTGGACCTCGGGGTGCACCATTTGGCCGCGCCACAGCGGGCCGAGGCGCTGCTCGCCGCGCTGACCGAGCGGCTGGGTGACCGGCTGCACGACACGTACGTCTCCGAGGCGGGCGCGGTGGTCGCCGCGCACGCCGGTCCGGGGCTGGCCTGCGTGGTCGTCCACCGACGGCCGGCAGGCTGA
- the rsfS gene encoding ribosome silencing factor — translation MTVSERAHELAIAAAQAAADKKAQDIAIIDVGDQLAITDAFLLAAAPNERQVLAIVDAIEERLLELPEKAKPIRREGERGGRWVLLDYVDIVVHVQHTEEREFYGLDRLWKDCPTIPFVDRDLVEADAGGSAAAE, via the coding sequence GTGACAGTTTCCGAACGCGCTCACGAGCTGGCAATCGCTGCCGCCCAGGCCGCCGCCGACAAGAAGGCGCAGGACATCGCGATCATCGACGTCGGCGACCAGCTCGCCATCACCGACGCGTTCCTGCTCGCCGCCGCCCCCAACGAGCGTCAGGTGCTGGCCATCGTCGACGCCATCGAGGAGCGCCTGCTGGAGCTGCCGGAGAAGGCCAAGCCGATCCGGCGCGAGGGCGAGCGTGGTGGCCGCTGGGTGCTGCTCGACTACGTCGACATCGTGGTGCACGTCCAGCACACCGAGGAGCGCGAGTTCTACGGGCTCGACCGGCTCTGGAAGGACTGCCCCACCATCCCGTTCGTCGACCGCGACCTGGTCGAGGCCGACGCCGGCGGGTCCGCCGCAGCCGAATGA
- the nadD gene encoding nicotinate-nucleotide adenylyltransferase produces MEEDIRRIGIMGGTFDPIHHGHLVAASEVADRFGLDEVVFVPTGQPWQKSDEPVSPAEDRYLMTVIATASNPRFQVSRVDIDRNGPTYTVDTLRDLQAEYGPKVQLFFITGADALQRILSWKDLDEIFELAHFIGVTRPGFRLTDKHLPADTVSLVQVPAMAISSTDCRARVARGEPVWYLVPDGVVQYIGKRSLYQR; encoded by the coding sequence GTGGAGGAAGATATCCGGCGGATTGGGATCATGGGTGGCACCTTCGACCCGATCCACCACGGGCACCTCGTCGCGGCCAGCGAGGTGGCGGACCGGTTCGGCCTGGACGAGGTGGTCTTCGTCCCCACCGGGCAGCCGTGGCAGAAGTCCGACGAGCCGGTCAGCCCCGCCGAGGACCGGTACCTGATGACGGTCATCGCCACCGCCTCCAACCCCCGCTTCCAGGTCAGCCGGGTCGACATCGACCGGAATGGGCCGACCTACACCGTCGACACGCTGCGCGACCTTCAGGCCGAGTACGGCCCCAAGGTGCAGCTGTTCTTCATCACCGGCGCGGACGCGCTGCAACGCATCCTGTCCTGGAAGGATCTGGACGAGATCTTCGAGCTGGCCCATTTCATCGGGGTGACCCGGCCCGGCTTCCGGCTCACCGACAAGCACCTGCCGGCGGACACTGTCAGCCTGGTCCAGGTGCCGGCGATGGCCATCTCGTCGACCGACTGCCGCGCGCGAGTGGCCCGGGGCGAGCCGGTCTGGTATCTGGTGCCCGACGGTGTGGTGCAGTACATCGGCAAGCGCAGCCTCTATCAGCGCTAA
- a CDS encoding histidine phosphatase family protein, translating to MTRLIVWRHGNTDWNAANRVQGQTDVPLNELGRDQARAAAPLLASLRPDAIVSSDLSRAAETAAALAALTGLPVRTDARLRERHFGQWQGLHLTEVAERFPAEYARWRAGDPAPGADLEPLRDLGERVAAALLEAADAAPGGTVVIATHGGGSRQGVGHLLGWDPSVLRTIGSLANCHWTELRHDDVRGWQLRAHNVGLVTAPAVVDAV from the coding sequence ATGACCCGACTGATCGTCTGGCGGCACGGCAACACTGACTGGAACGCTGCCAACCGAGTTCAGGGGCAGACCGACGTACCCCTGAACGAGCTGGGCCGCGACCAGGCCCGCGCCGCCGCCCCGCTGCTCGCGTCGCTGCGACCCGACGCCATCGTGTCCAGCGACCTGAGCCGCGCCGCGGAGACCGCCGCCGCGCTGGCCGCGCTGACCGGGCTGCCGGTCCGCACCGACGCTCGGCTGCGCGAGCGGCACTTCGGCCAGTGGCAGGGCCTGCACCTCACCGAGGTCGCCGAGCGCTTCCCGGCCGAGTACGCCCGCTGGCGGGCCGGTGACCCGGCCCCGGGTGCTGACCTGGAACCCCTGCGCGACCTCGGCGAACGGGTCGCCGCCGCGCTGCTGGAGGCGGCCGACGCGGCACCGGGCGGCACCGTGGTGATCGCCACCCACGGTGGCGGCTCCCGGCAGGGCGTCGGTCACCTGCTCGGCTGGGATCCCAGCGTGCTGCGCACCATCGGTTCACTGGCCAACTGCCACTGGACCGAGCTGCGGCACGACGACGTCCGCGGCTGGCAGCTGCGGGCGCACAACGTCGGCCTGGTCACCGCACCGGCCGTCGTCGACGCGGTCTGA
- a CDS encoding PadR family transcriptional regulator: MPKRRKVGNLLALAVLSALVQRPMHPYEIATALRAWGKDQDMEFKWGSFYTVIRNMDKHDMIEEVESLREGRRPERTVYRITDAGRAELVDWARELVSTPMPEHPRFRAGLSVLAALHPDEATDLLRQRLDLLDDAIRQDREALDAHLREIPRLFLVETEYDLAMRAAEAAWLRALLAELTSGSYPGLDIWRAYHETGEVPAELTELAERTSTPDPSTRRPETPN, from the coding sequence GTGCCGAAGCGGCGCAAGGTCGGCAACCTGCTGGCGCTGGCCGTGCTGTCCGCCCTGGTCCAGCGGCCGATGCACCCGTACGAGATCGCCACCGCACTGCGCGCCTGGGGCAAGGACCAGGACATGGAGTTCAAGTGGGGATCCTTCTACACGGTGATCCGCAACATGGACAAACACGACATGATCGAGGAGGTGGAGAGCCTCCGCGAAGGCCGGCGCCCGGAACGCACCGTCTACCGGATCACCGACGCGGGGCGGGCGGAGCTGGTCGACTGGGCCCGCGAGCTGGTCTCCACCCCGATGCCCGAGCATCCCCGCTTCCGCGCCGGCCTGTCCGTGCTCGCCGCACTGCATCCCGACGAGGCCACCGACCTGCTGCGGCAGCGGCTCGACCTGCTGGACGACGCGATCCGCCAGGACCGCGAAGCGCTCGACGCGCACCTGCGGGAGATCCCGCGACTGTTCCTGGTCGAGACGGAGTACGACCTGGCCATGCGCGCCGCCGAGGCGGCCTGGCTACGGGCACTGCTCGCCGAGCTGACCTCGGGCAGCTACCCCGGGCTGGACATCTGGCGGGCCTACCACGAGACCGGCGAGGTGCCAGCCGAGCTGACCGAGCTGGCGGAGAGGACCAGCACCCCCGACCCCAGCACCCGACGCCCCGAGACCCCCAACTGA
- a CDS encoding DUF397 domain-containing protein has product MAQHPKGDFDLSRAVWQRADGDTSDSAVEVAFVDDLIGMRNSAEPEGAVLVFTQAEWDAFVAGAQDGEFDLD; this is encoded by the coding sequence ATGGCGCAGCACCCCAAGGGCGACTTCGACCTCTCTCGGGCGGTCTGGCAGCGGGCCGACGGGGACACCTCCGACAGCGCCGTCGAGGTCGCCTTCGTCGATGACCTGATCGGGATGCGCAACTCCGCCGAGCCGGAGGGGGCGGTGCTGGTCTTCACCCAGGCCGAGTGGGACGCGTTCGTCGCCGGCGCGCAGGACGGCGAGTTCGACCTGGACTGA
- the pepN gene encoding aminopeptidase N — protein sequence MPSLTRVEATARGAAITVESYQVDLDLTGGGELFRSRVEIRFRATPGTATFAEIKPATLLAVRLNDRAVDPGALTDNRLPLSDLAAENTLVVEAEMAYSNTGEGMHRFVDPADGETYLYAVTFLDNVQRIFAAFDQPDLKASFTLAVTAPPEWTVASNAEVAANPVPGRWEFAPTAPLATYFFSLIAGPYHVRRAEHDGVPLGIYCRRSLAEHLDADADEIFTITRQCLDRFHQLFTERYPFGKYDQAFVPEFNAGAMENPGIVTFRDDYVFRSAVTDTQRELRATTIAHEMAHMWFGDLVTMRWWDDLWLNESFAEYLGTRVTAEATRFDQAWTTFAMRRKAWGYAADQRPSTHPVAPEEVADADEGLLNFDGISYAKGASVLRQLVAWLGDEAFLAGLNAHFSAHRFGNATLADLLASLTIASGRDLSGWADVWLRRPQVNTLRAEVAVDAEGRYAEVAVVQTAPESYPVLRPHRVGVGRYSADGAVRRDEVDLDPAADGGRTVLGELTGQPAARLLLPNDGDLTFAKVRLDPASADAVPLVLPGLADPLARAVLWGEALDAATDGERPVSGLVDLMVAALPAETEVIIAEDVLTLSRSLVDRYLDPLTRSAALARVAGACRQLLDGASAGESLQLAAARAWIAATTDADLLTGWLAGRDVPAGLKVDAELRWAVLRRLVVLGAAGEAEIVAEAAADPSATGAERAARCRAALPDPAAKQAAWEIIVRDTELSNRLLEATAEGFWQPEQAELTAAYVERYFADMPSAARRRTAWTADRVASLAFPRYAVAQPTREAAAALLARDDLTPGLRRVVTDADDDLRRALVARTAMAAAAA from the coding sequence ATGCCGAGCCTGACCCGTGTAGAGGCGACCGCGCGTGGCGCGGCGATTACTGTCGAGTCTTATCAGGTGGACCTCGACCTGACCGGTGGTGGGGAGCTGTTCCGCTCCCGCGTCGAGATCCGGTTCCGGGCGACCCCCGGCACCGCGACCTTCGCCGAGATCAAACCCGCCACACTGCTGGCGGTACGCCTCAACGACCGCGCCGTCGACCCCGGAGCGTTGACCGACAACCGGCTGCCGCTGAGCGACCTTGCCGCGGAGAACACCCTGGTCGTCGAGGCGGAAATGGCGTACTCCAACACGGGGGAGGGGATGCACCGCTTCGTCGACCCGGCCGACGGTGAGACCTACCTCTACGCGGTGACCTTCCTCGACAACGTGCAGCGCATCTTCGCCGCCTTCGACCAGCCCGACCTCAAGGCGTCGTTCACCCTCGCGGTCACCGCCCCGCCAGAGTGGACGGTGGCCAGCAACGCCGAGGTGGCCGCCAATCCCGTGCCCGGTCGTTGGGAGTTCGCCCCGACCGCGCCGCTGGCCACCTACTTCTTCTCGCTGATCGCCGGGCCGTACCACGTGCGGCGGGCCGAGCACGACGGCGTGCCACTGGGCATCTACTGCCGCCGGTCGCTCGCCGAGCACCTGGACGCCGACGCCGACGAGATCTTCACCATCACCCGGCAGTGCCTGGACCGGTTCCACCAGCTCTTCACCGAGCGCTACCCGTTCGGCAAGTACGACCAGGCGTTCGTGCCCGAGTTCAACGCCGGCGCCATGGAAAACCCCGGCATCGTCACCTTCCGCGACGACTACGTGTTCCGCTCGGCGGTCACCGACACCCAGCGCGAGCTGCGGGCCACCACCATCGCGCACGAGATGGCGCACATGTGGTTCGGTGACCTGGTCACCATGCGCTGGTGGGACGACCTGTGGCTGAACGAGTCCTTCGCGGAGTACCTGGGCACCCGGGTCACCGCCGAGGCGACCCGTTTCGATCAGGCGTGGACCACCTTCGCCATGCGCCGCAAGGCCTGGGGGTACGCCGCCGACCAGCGCCCCTCCACCCACCCGGTCGCTCCGGAGGAGGTGGCCGACGCCGACGAGGGCCTGCTCAACTTCGACGGCATCTCGTACGCCAAGGGGGCCAGCGTGCTGCGACAGCTGGTCGCGTGGCTCGGTGACGAGGCGTTCCTCGCCGGGCTGAACGCGCACTTCTCCGCGCACCGCTTCGGCAACGCGACCCTCGCCGACCTGCTGGCCAGTCTCACAATCGCGAGCGGCCGGGACCTCTCCGGCTGGGCCGATGTGTGGTTGCGCCGGCCGCAGGTCAACACGCTGCGCGCCGAGGTCGCCGTTGACGCCGAGGGCCGCTACGCCGAGGTGGCCGTGGTGCAGACCGCGCCCGAGTCGTACCCGGTGCTTCGCCCGCACCGGGTCGGCGTGGGCCGCTACTCGGCGGACGGCGCCGTGCGGCGCGACGAGGTGGACCTCGACCCGGCCGCCGACGGCGGCCGGACGGTGCTCGGCGAGCTGACCGGCCAGCCGGCGGCCCGGCTCCTGCTGCCCAACGACGGCGACCTCACCTTCGCCAAGGTGCGCCTCGACCCGGCGTCGGCGGATGCCGTGCCGCTGGTGCTGCCGGGGCTGGCCGACCCGTTGGCGCGGGCGGTGCTCTGGGGCGAGGCGCTGGACGCGGCGACCGACGGGGAGCGGCCGGTCAGCGGCCTGGTCGACCTGATGGTCGCCGCGCTGCCCGCCGAGACCGAGGTGATCATCGCGGAGGACGTGCTCACCCTCAGCCGGTCGCTGGTCGATCGCTACCTCGACCCGCTGACCCGGTCCGCGGCGCTGGCCCGGGTCGCCGGGGCGTGTCGGCAGTTGCTCGACGGCGCGTCGGCGGGGGAGTCGTTGCAGCTCGCCGCGGCGCGGGCGTGGATCGCCGCGACCACCGACGCGGACCTGCTCACCGGCTGGCTCGCCGGCCGGGACGTGCCGGCGGGGCTGAAGGTCGACGCCGAGCTGCGCTGGGCGGTGCTGCGCCGGCTGGTGGTGCTGGGCGCCGCCGGCGAGGCGGAGATCGTCGCTGAGGCGGCCGCCGACCCCAGCGCCACCGGCGCGGAGCGAGCCGCCCGCTGCCGGGCCGCGCTGCCCGACCCGGCCGCCAAGCAGGCGGCATGGGAGATCATCGTGCGGGACACCGAGCTGTCCAACCGGCTGTTGGAGGCGACGGCCGAGGGGTTCTGGCAACCCGAACAGGCCGAGCTGACCGCCGCGTACGTCGAGCGGTACTTCGCGGACATGCCGTCGGCCGCGCGACGGCGTACCGCGTGGACGGCCGACCGGGTGGCTTCCCTGGCGTTCCCCCGCTACGCCGTGGCGCAGCCGACCCGGGAGGCGGCCGCCGCGCTGCTGGCCCGCGACGACCTGACCCCGGGCCTGCGCCGGGTGGTCACCGACGCCGACGACGACCTGCGCCGTGCGCTGGTCGCCCGGACCGCGATGGCCGCTGCGGCGGCCTGA
- a CDS encoding FAD-dependent monooxygenase, whose product MTTVRTAIVIGGGIAGPVTALALRRAGITATVHEAYPATASGVGGIGGTLALAPNGVAALQTVGADQAVTAIATPIERSVMAVGRRRIDLPILSGVPPLRVVHRAELHRVLHDRAVAEGVAFAYGKRLVGAEQTDSGVTARFEDGSTATADILVGADGIRSTVRGLIDPAAPGPRFTGLLGFEAVARHEVDVEPGTMTFAFGRRGYYLYWPEPGGGTRWGANLPQQRPMSLVEARAVPSAEWLATLRTTYGDDDPGRELVATSNADELQVVGSLQIMPPVPHWHRGRMVLVGDAAHAPSNSSGQGASLAIESAVQLARCLRDLPDVASAFAAFERLRRARVEKVAARAARINHAKAPGPVARTLMPLLMPLLTRTAMDPEKTVAHEQRYVIDWDAPVTAEPALR is encoded by the coding sequence ATGACCACGGTACGAACCGCGATCGTCATCGGCGGCGGCATCGCCGGCCCGGTGACGGCACTCGCACTGCGCCGCGCCGGCATCACCGCCACCGTCCACGAGGCGTACCCCGCCACCGCCAGCGGAGTTGGCGGCATCGGCGGCACGCTCGCGCTCGCGCCCAACGGCGTGGCGGCCCTGCAAACGGTCGGCGCGGACCAGGCGGTGACGGCAATCGCCACCCCGATCGAGCGCAGCGTCATGGCGGTCGGCCGCCGCCGCATCGACCTGCCCATCCTGTCCGGAGTGCCGCCGCTGCGCGTGGTGCACCGGGCCGAACTGCACCGGGTGCTGCACGACCGGGCGGTCGCCGAGGGCGTCGCTTTCGCGTACGGCAAGCGGCTGGTCGGCGCCGAGCAGACGGACAGTGGCGTAACCGCCCGCTTCGAGGACGGCAGCACCGCCACCGCCGACATTCTGGTCGGCGCCGACGGCATCCGGTCGACGGTCCGTGGTCTCATCGACCCGGCCGCCCCCGGCCCCCGGTTCACCGGGCTGCTCGGCTTCGAGGCGGTGGCCCGGCACGAGGTGGACGTCGAGCCGGGCACGATGACCTTCGCGTTCGGGCGACGCGGCTACTACCTCTACTGGCCGGAGCCCGGCGGCGGCACCCGGTGGGGGGCCAACCTGCCGCAGCAGCGGCCGATGAGCCTGGTCGAGGCCCGCGCGGTGCCGTCGGCGGAATGGCTGGCCACGCTGCGCACCACCTACGGCGACGACGATCCGGGCCGGGAGCTGGTGGCGACCAGCAACGCCGACGAGCTCCAGGTGGTCGGTTCGCTGCAGATCATGCCGCCCGTGCCGCACTGGCACCGGGGGCGGATGGTGCTGGTCGGCGACGCGGCGCACGCGCCGTCGAACAGCTCCGGGCAGGGCGCGTCGCTGGCCATCGAGAGCGCGGTGCAGCTCGCCCGCTGCCTGCGCGACCTGCCGGACGTGGCGTCGGCGTTCGCCGCGTTCGAGCGGCTCCGCCGCGCGCGGGTCGAGAAGGTCGCCGCCCGCGCGGCGCGGATCAACCACGCCAAGGCGCCGGGGCCGGTTGCCCGGACGCTGATGCCGCTGCTGATGCCCCTGCTGACGCGCACCGCCATGGACCCGGAGAAGACGGTCGCCCACGAGCAGCGCTACGTCATCGACTGGGACGCGCCGGTCACGGCAGAGCCCGCGCTGCGCTGA